TCATCGACTCTTTGTTGATAAAATCATCACCTTCTCTCTCGCCTCTCTGGAGGTTAGTTTGGgaataaatacaaaatgaaaatggAATTTGGGAAATTATAGGCCCGGGAGaaattttgtttgtcaaattGGGTGCGCGCATGACTTTGTACGCCCGTGAATTTGAGAgtggaaaaaaaaacagaaaaatgggTTTAACAGTAGTTTTCACTTTTTAAGTAAGGTATACAAAATTATTGAATCCGGTGAGTTAATCTCAAACTACCATATCACACCGAGTTAAAAAACAAACCATTCCACCGAGTCATATCACACCACGCGGCAGTAAAAAAGGAAATGAAACTATGTTAATCTCACACTGCCATTCAAGTAACCTATGAAGTTAAATATCAAGAATTATCTAGGGATATCAACAAtttctaagaaaattaaaaatgatTGTGATTTTCTATTTTCAAGTGGCCTGCAAGATTAAGTAATCAAATTGAGTTAGTAGAGTCCAAAATATATATATAGCCCCGGCTGCCATATTGATACCGACAAATTGGTAAGTGTTGCACTAAATTAACCAGTGGTGATCAAACATGTGATTAACAACTTTTCCTCCAACAGGACCCTACAGAGGAGATccaaaacaataaataattcaaaGAAGTATTGAGCCTAAGGATAACCGGTCAAATTCTTCATCGGACGGGATAATTTTTTATAGATGCTGCTTACAAGAAAGAAGATTCGATCATGGGATATGCTTTCATCTTTTATTCAATGGATAATGAGTCTTTAATGGACATTTCAGTAGGGTCGGACTGGACATCTTCGGCTTTTCATtcagaatcaaaagccttagtcaAAGCTTCAACTTGTTTAAGTTCCACTGTTACTCTAGCTAGTGATTGCAAAATGCTGGCAGAGACTATGAACAAGTGCAATTCTTCTCTTTGGAGCGCAGATAATGCCATTCAGACGACTATATCAAATTTGGAAAAACTTCCCCAAGCTTAGGTACAGTATATAAATAGGAAATTCAATTCTGTTGCAGATTATATTGCAAAAAAGCTCGGCTAAAGAAGCTGCGACACTGATCCTCACAATTACAAATTAGAAATATCTAAATAAAATGTTATTTCCAATATATTTGATAAAGACGTACCTGTAAATGAAATGCATTATATttcttaataaatatatttcctcttctcatcaattttttttttttcaaaagtctCAATATGCACGTATGAATGCATTCGTAAATTTTGTGTTATTCCAACTTAATACTAGGCGGCTTATTAAACATAGAGAAGATGGCCTTTAAATCAACAATgtattattaataataaaaaaatgtatTAATTAATAAGCATGTGGAAACTTGAAAGTTATTGACAAAGTAGTACTAGTACAACTCCATAATTTCTGTACATGTCTATAAAGAAGCCAATCATTTCATCAATCGGATCATACGATACTTTCTCTTGCAACAACACTTCCGATTATCAAATCAGGTaatctttatattctctaatCATCATGTCAACTGAGGAACTATTACGGCCAGCAACAGCAGACGCGTCTTCTGTCGAAACAGGGGGAGTATCAAATATCATAGATGGCTCCGATGATCTCGAAGCAGCTGTTCAGATCCAAAGCAGCTTCATAAGTTTGGCAGCAAGCTTAGGTATGAGGAAGTTATTGTTTTGGACTGTGTTTGTCGCTTCAATCGTCATACATACAAGTAAACAAACGGTAGATGATATCTCCGGCCATGGCGGCACTTCAAAAACAACCAAGTATACTCAATATTCATCTTACACGTACCTCTTGTCAGTTCTTTGGATAGTTTTTGTCTACACATTTTTGGCATGCTTAACTTCATTCTTCTTTGGGAGGCTTGGAAATAAGGCTTTTCTTCTCAAACTTCTAAAGTGGGATGCTGTAAGTTGAACTCTTATTTTTATTAGatgatttt
This is a stretch of genomic DNA from Papaver somniferum cultivar HN1 chromosome 1, ASM357369v1, whole genome shotgun sequence. It encodes these proteins:
- the LOC113335372 gene encoding CASP-like protein Ni6; its protein translation is MSTEELLRPATADASSVETGGVSNIIDGSDDLEAAVQIQSSFISLAASLGMRKLLFWTVFVASIVIHTSKQTVDDISGHGGTSKTTKYTQYSSYTYLLSVLWIVFVYTFLACLTSFFFGRLGNKAFLLKLLKWDAMMLTLLASATGTAGAVLVIASKGNPHDEWSKTCNVFDKFCRHMWASFGLSIFACSLFVWIIVYSAGAIRAP